The Pelodiscus sinensis isolate JC-2024 chromosome 10, ASM4963464v1, whole genome shotgun sequence genome has a segment encoding these proteins:
- the ANKUB1 gene encoding protein ANKUB1 isoform X5 — protein MKIFIAFEGFCESFDISSDQTVQAIKLMIKDYFNIPLSEDKQGRQYLDLIYAGAILKDSWILADVGISVSSTIKCVVKEEDKPVLYIYNVVTQEKVPIEGSISLLATKVSLLKTLVTLKCGLPNSVYCFRTPEGREMYDCNTLNDYQLDIGSTLRLDVWDGWKEFLTGCLLGNKHIVQRFLSDEEPVLKYQKRVALYVAAFFGHLELTAWILKQGVSPYEAVGVHPYREWCQETHHPDITKCPVHAAAEAGQLIILKAFVNYSVLCLQCQNPEGKIPLNVCIKHKHKDCVQYLVTKMWSVVSYPNFSLPMKIYIKLKQWLLRAQNHIPTLKWFNQATVFRTRVGDTVIVDGFTKTKMTSKARIKAAGNKNYKLPNLTDQTPHEKNSCPLTVTKENQKLIKLKLPPLDEVNKLHNKLRLHQKKNIRKKSAQPRKDGSMDQNMCLAKVPLPSISSFRNLRPPFYYSTPNAKLLLNSSSDSFSEHHGRTPRDNAIYCLAIASAFKEKPWLQQLGIARTLAKKSVLKPVY, from the exons ATGAAGATTTTCATAGCTTTTGAAGGATTTTGTGAATCTTTTGACATTTCATCAGACCAAACTGTGCAAGCTATAAAACTGATGATAAAG GATTACTTCAACATTCCACTTTCTGAAGACAAACAAGGTAGACAGTATTTGGATTTGATCTATGCAGGAGCAATACTGAAGGATAGCTGGATTCTTGCTGATGTGGGGATATCAGTTTCCTCAACTATTAAATGTGTTGTTAAG GAAGAAGACAAACCAGTTCTCTACATATACAATGTTGTAACCCAAGAGAAAGTGCCCATTGAGGGGAGTATTTCTCTTCTTGCTACAAAAGTGTCTCTTTTGAAAACCTTGGTAACCTTGAAATGTGGCCTTCCAAATAGCGTTTATTGTTTTAGGACTCCAGAAGGCAGGGAGATGTATGACTGCAACACACTGAACGATTACCAGTTAGATATAG GTTCAACACTTCGCCTAGATGTGTGGGATGGATGGAAAGAATTTCTGACTGGATGTCTTTTAGGAAACAAGCATATAGTCCAACGCTTCCTTTCTGATGAAGAACCAGTACTCAA ataTCAAAAAAGGGTGGCTCTTTACGTGGCAGCATTTTTTGGCCACCTTGAGCTCACAGCATGGATCCTGAAACAGGGAGTGAGCCCCTATGAGGCAGTAGGTGTTCATCCCTACCGAGAATGGTGTCAGGAAACACATCATCCAGACATAACTAAATGTCCAGTTcatgcagctgcagaagcaggccAACTAATTATACTGAAGGCCTTTGTCAATTACAGTGTGTTGTGCCTACAGTGCCAAAATCCAGAAGGGAAAATTCCTCTGAACGTGTGTATCAAGCACAAACATAAGGATTGTGTGCAATATTTAGTTACCAAAATGTGGTCAGTCGTTTCTTATCCTAATTTTTCACTTCCCATGAAGATCTACATTAAATTAAAGCAATGGCTGCTTAGGGCTCAGAATCACATACCTACCCTGAAATGGTTTAACCAAGCTACAGTCTTCAGAACACGCGTGGGGGACACTGTTATCGTGGATGGCTTTACAAAGACAAAAATGACTTCCAAAGCCAGGATCAAGGCAGCAGGCAATAAGAACTATAAGTTACCAAACCTAACTGATCAAACTCCACATGAGAAAAATTCATGTCCCTTGACAGTTACAAAGGAGAACCAAAAACTAATAAAACTCAAATTACCTCCATTGGATGAGGTGAATAAACTCCATAACAAACTTAGACTTCACCAAAAGAAGAATATTAGAAAGAAGTCTGCTCAGCCTAGAAAAGATGGAAGTATGGACCAAAATATGTGTTTAGCTAAAGTTCCTCTGCCCTCTATTTCTAGCTTCAGAAATTTACGCCCTCCTTTCTACTATTCAACACCTAATGCTAAATTACTCTTAAACTCCTCCTCTGATTCTTTCTCAGAACACCATGGAAGAACTCCAAGAGATAATGCAATCTACTGTTTAGCTATTGCCAG TGCATTTAAAGAGAAACCATGGCTTCAACAACTGGGAATTGCCAGAACCCTAGCTAAGAAGAGTGTTCTCAAACCTGTGTACTGA
- the ANKUB1 gene encoding protein ANKUB1 isoform X7, which yields MWGGRCSRVLTAVAAWAVPCRPWPAWCVGGPWQCLEREAHSSGCLHAGKDYFNIPLSEDKQGRQYLDLIYAGAILKDSWILADVGISVSSTIKCVVKEEDKPVLYIYNVVTQEKVPIEGSISLLATKVSLLKTLVTLKCGLPNSVYCFRTPEGREMYDCNTLNDYQLDIGSTLRLDVWDGWKEFLTGCLLGNKHIVQRFLSDEEPVLKYQKRVALYVAAFFGHLELTAWILKQGVSPYEAVGVHPYREWCQETHHPDITKCPVHAAAEAGQLIILKAFVNYSVLCLQCQNPEGKIPLNVCIKHKHKDCVQYLVTKMWSVVSYPNFSLPMKIYIKLKQWLLRAQNHIPTLKWFNQATVFRTRVGDTVIVDGFTKTKMTSKARIKAAGNKNYKLPNLTDQTPHEKNSCPLTVTKENQKLIKLKLPPLDEVNKLHNKLRLHQKKNIRKKSAQPRKDGKHHGRTPRDNAIYCLAIASAFKEKPWLQQLGIARTLAKKSVLKPVY from the exons GATTACTTCAACATTCCACTTTCTGAAGACAAACAAGGTAGACAGTATTTGGATTTGATCTATGCAGGAGCAATACTGAAGGATAGCTGGATTCTTGCTGATGTGGGGATATCAGTTTCCTCAACTATTAAATGTGTTGTTAAG GAAGAAGACAAACCAGTTCTCTACATATACAATGTTGTAACCCAAGAGAAAGTGCCCATTGAGGGGAGTATTTCTCTTCTTGCTACAAAAGTGTCTCTTTTGAAAACCTTGGTAACCTTGAAATGTGGCCTTCCAAATAGCGTTTATTGTTTTAGGACTCCAGAAGGCAGGGAGATGTATGACTGCAACACACTGAACGATTACCAGTTAGATATAG GTTCAACACTTCGCCTAGATGTGTGGGATGGATGGAAAGAATTTCTGACTGGATGTCTTTTAGGAAACAAGCATATAGTCCAACGCTTCCTTTCTGATGAAGAACCAGTACTCAA ataTCAAAAAAGGGTGGCTCTTTACGTGGCAGCATTTTTTGGCCACCTTGAGCTCACAGCATGGATCCTGAAACAGGGAGTGAGCCCCTATGAGGCAGTAGGTGTTCATCCCTACCGAGAATGGTGTCAGGAAACACATCATCCAGACATAACTAAATGTCCAGTTcatgcagctgcagaagcaggccAACTAATTATACTGAAGGCCTTTGTCAATTACAGTGTGTTGTGCCTACAGTGCCAAAATCCAGAAGGGAAAATTCCTCTGAACGTGTGTATCAAGCACAAACATAAGGATTGTGTGCAATATTTAGTTACCAAAATGTGGTCAGTCGTTTCTTATCCTAATTTTTCACTTCCCATGAAGATCTACATTAAATTAAAGCAATGGCTGCTTAGGGCTCAGAATCACATACCTACCCTGAAATGGTTTAACCAAGCTACAGTCTTCAGAACACGCGTGGGGGACACTGTTATCGTGGATGGCTTTACAAAGACAAAAATGACTTCCAAAGCCAGGATCAAGGCAGCAGGCAATAAGAACTATAAGTTACCAAACCTAACTGATCAAACTCCACATGAGAAAAATTCATGTCCCTTGACAGTTACAAAGGAGAACCAAAAACTAATAAAACTCAAATTACCTCCATTGGATGAGGTGAATAAACTCCATAACAAACTTAGACTTCACCAAAAGAAGAATATTAGAAAGAAGTCTGCTCAGCCTAGAAAAGATGGAA AACACCATGGAAGAACTCCAAGAGATAATGCAATCTACTGTTTAGCTATTGCCAG TGCATTTAAAGAGAAACCATGGCTTCAACAACTGGGAATTGCCAGAACCCTAGCTAAGAAGAGTGTTCTCAAACCTGTGTACTGA
- the ANKUB1 gene encoding protein ANKUB1 isoform X2, giving the protein MWGGRCSRVLTAVAAWAVPCRPWPAWCVGGPWQCLEREAHSSGCLHAGKDYFNIPLSEDKQGRQYLDLIYAGAILKDSWILADVGISVSSTIKCVVKEEDKPVLYIYNVVTQEKVPIEGSISLLATKVSLLKTLVTLKCGLPNSVYCFRTPEGREMYDCNTLNDYQLDIGSTLRLDVWDGWKEFLTGCLLGNKHIVQRFLSDEEPVLKYQKRVALYVAAFFGHLELTAWILKQGVSPYEAVGVHPYREWCQETHHPDITKCPVHAAAEAGQLIILKAFVNYSVLCLQCQNPEGKIPLNVCIKHKHKDCVQYLVTKMWSVVSYPNFSLPMKIYIKLKQWLLRAQNHIPTLKWFNQATVFRTRVGDTVIVDGFTKTKMTSKARIKAAGNKNYKLPNLTDQTPHEKNSCPLTVTKENQKLIKLKLPPLDEVNKLHNKLRLHQKKNIRKKSAQPRKDGSMDQNMCLAKVPLPSISSFRNLRPPFYYSTPNAKLLLNSSSDSFSEHHGRTPRDNAIYCLAIASAFKEKPWLQQLGIARTLAKKSVLKPVY; this is encoded by the exons GATTACTTCAACATTCCACTTTCTGAAGACAAACAAGGTAGACAGTATTTGGATTTGATCTATGCAGGAGCAATACTGAAGGATAGCTGGATTCTTGCTGATGTGGGGATATCAGTTTCCTCAACTATTAAATGTGTTGTTAAG GAAGAAGACAAACCAGTTCTCTACATATACAATGTTGTAACCCAAGAGAAAGTGCCCATTGAGGGGAGTATTTCTCTTCTTGCTACAAAAGTGTCTCTTTTGAAAACCTTGGTAACCTTGAAATGTGGCCTTCCAAATAGCGTTTATTGTTTTAGGACTCCAGAAGGCAGGGAGATGTATGACTGCAACACACTGAACGATTACCAGTTAGATATAG GTTCAACACTTCGCCTAGATGTGTGGGATGGATGGAAAGAATTTCTGACTGGATGTCTTTTAGGAAACAAGCATATAGTCCAACGCTTCCTTTCTGATGAAGAACCAGTACTCAA ataTCAAAAAAGGGTGGCTCTTTACGTGGCAGCATTTTTTGGCCACCTTGAGCTCACAGCATGGATCCTGAAACAGGGAGTGAGCCCCTATGAGGCAGTAGGTGTTCATCCCTACCGAGAATGGTGTCAGGAAACACATCATCCAGACATAACTAAATGTCCAGTTcatgcagctgcagaagcaggccAACTAATTATACTGAAGGCCTTTGTCAATTACAGTGTGTTGTGCCTACAGTGCCAAAATCCAGAAGGGAAAATTCCTCTGAACGTGTGTATCAAGCACAAACATAAGGATTGTGTGCAATATTTAGTTACCAAAATGTGGTCAGTCGTTTCTTATCCTAATTTTTCACTTCCCATGAAGATCTACATTAAATTAAAGCAATGGCTGCTTAGGGCTCAGAATCACATACCTACCCTGAAATGGTTTAACCAAGCTACAGTCTTCAGAACACGCGTGGGGGACACTGTTATCGTGGATGGCTTTACAAAGACAAAAATGACTTCCAAAGCCAGGATCAAGGCAGCAGGCAATAAGAACTATAAGTTACCAAACCTAACTGATCAAACTCCACATGAGAAAAATTCATGTCCCTTGACAGTTACAAAGGAGAACCAAAAACTAATAAAACTCAAATTACCTCCATTGGATGAGGTGAATAAACTCCATAACAAACTTAGACTTCACCAAAAGAAGAATATTAGAAAGAAGTCTGCTCAGCCTAGAAAAGATGGAAGTATGGACCAAAATATGTGTTTAGCTAAAGTTCCTCTGCCCTCTATTTCTAGCTTCAGAAATTTACGCCCTCCTTTCTACTATTCAACACCTAATGCTAAATTACTCTTAAACTCCTCCTCTGATTCTTTCTCAGAACACCATGGAAGAACTCCAAGAGATAATGCAATCTACTGTTTAGCTATTGCCAG TGCATTTAAAGAGAAACCATGGCTTCAACAACTGGGAATTGCCAGAACCCTAGCTAAGAAGAGTGTTCTCAAACCTGTGTACTGA
- the ANKUB1 gene encoding protein ANKUB1 isoform X1, whose product MWGGRCSRVLTAVAAWAVPCRPWPAWCVGGPWQCLEREAHSSGCLHAGKDYFNIPLSEDKQGRQYLDLIYAGAILKDSWILADVGISVSSTIKCVVKEEDKPVLYIYNVVTQEKVPIEGSISLLATKVSLLKTLVTLKCGLPNSVYCFRTPEGREMYDCNTLNDYQLDIGSTLRLDVWDGWKEFLTGCLLGNKHIVQRFLSDEEPVLKYQKRVALYVAAFFGHLELTAWILKQGVSPYEAVGVHPYREWCQETHHPDITKCPVHAAAEAGQLIILKAFVNYSVLCLQCQNPEGKIPLNVCIKHKHKDCVQYLVTKMWSVVSYPNFSLPMKIYIKLKQWLLRAQNHIPTLKWFNQATVFRTRVGDTVIVDGFTKTKMTSKARIKAAGNKNYKLPNLTDQTPHEKNSCPLTVTKENQKLIKLKLPPLDEVNKLHNKLRLHQKKNIRKKSAQPRKDGSMDQNMCLAKVPLPSISSFRNLRPPFYYSTPNAKLLLNSSSDSFSEHHGRTPRDNAIYCLAIARDKAGAVISFVGPNICWRETRFHIIHRTLPQV is encoded by the exons GATTACTTCAACATTCCACTTTCTGAAGACAAACAAGGTAGACAGTATTTGGATTTGATCTATGCAGGAGCAATACTGAAGGATAGCTGGATTCTTGCTGATGTGGGGATATCAGTTTCCTCAACTATTAAATGTGTTGTTAAG GAAGAAGACAAACCAGTTCTCTACATATACAATGTTGTAACCCAAGAGAAAGTGCCCATTGAGGGGAGTATTTCTCTTCTTGCTACAAAAGTGTCTCTTTTGAAAACCTTGGTAACCTTGAAATGTGGCCTTCCAAATAGCGTTTATTGTTTTAGGACTCCAGAAGGCAGGGAGATGTATGACTGCAACACACTGAACGATTACCAGTTAGATATAG GTTCAACACTTCGCCTAGATGTGTGGGATGGATGGAAAGAATTTCTGACTGGATGTCTTTTAGGAAACAAGCATATAGTCCAACGCTTCCTTTCTGATGAAGAACCAGTACTCAA ataTCAAAAAAGGGTGGCTCTTTACGTGGCAGCATTTTTTGGCCACCTTGAGCTCACAGCATGGATCCTGAAACAGGGAGTGAGCCCCTATGAGGCAGTAGGTGTTCATCCCTACCGAGAATGGTGTCAGGAAACACATCATCCAGACATAACTAAATGTCCAGTTcatgcagctgcagaagcaggccAACTAATTATACTGAAGGCCTTTGTCAATTACAGTGTGTTGTGCCTACAGTGCCAAAATCCAGAAGGGAAAATTCCTCTGAACGTGTGTATCAAGCACAAACATAAGGATTGTGTGCAATATTTAGTTACCAAAATGTGGTCAGTCGTTTCTTATCCTAATTTTTCACTTCCCATGAAGATCTACATTAAATTAAAGCAATGGCTGCTTAGGGCTCAGAATCACATACCTACCCTGAAATGGTTTAACCAAGCTACAGTCTTCAGAACACGCGTGGGGGACACTGTTATCGTGGATGGCTTTACAAAGACAAAAATGACTTCCAAAGCCAGGATCAAGGCAGCAGGCAATAAGAACTATAAGTTACCAAACCTAACTGATCAAACTCCACATGAGAAAAATTCATGTCCCTTGACAGTTACAAAGGAGAACCAAAAACTAATAAAACTCAAATTACCTCCATTGGATGAGGTGAATAAACTCCATAACAAACTTAGACTTCACCAAAAGAAGAATATTAGAAAGAAGTCTGCTCAGCCTAGAAAAGATGGAAGTATGGACCAAAATATGTGTTTAGCTAAAGTTCCTCTGCCCTCTATTTCTAGCTTCAGAAATTTACGCCCTCCTTTCTACTATTCAACACCTAATGCTAAATTACTCTTAAACTCCTCCTCTGATTCTTTCTCAGAACACCATGGAAGAACTCCAAGAGATAATGCAATCTACTGTTTAGCTATTGCCAG AGACAAGGCGGGTGCAGTAATCTCTTTTGTTGGACCAAACATCTGTTGGCGAGAGACAAGATTTCACATTATACACAGAACTCTTCCTCAAGTCTGA
- the ANKUB1 gene encoding protein ANKUB1 isoform X4 — MKIFIAFEGFCESFDISSDQTVQAIKLMIKDYFNIPLSEDKQGRQYLDLIYAGAILKDSWILADVGISVSSTIKCVVKEEDKPVLYIYNVVTQEKVPIEGSISLLATKVSLLKTLVTLKCGLPNSVYCFRTPEGREMYDCNTLNDYQLDIGSTLRLDVWDGWKEFLTGCLLGNKHIVQRFLSDEEPVLKYQKRVALYVAAFFGHLELTAWILKQGVSPYEAVGVHPYREWCQETHHPDITKCPVHAAAEAGQLIILKAFVNYSVLCLQCQNPEGKIPLNVCIKHKHKDCVQYLVTKMWSVVSYPNFSLPMKIYIKLKQWLLRAQNHIPTLKWFNQATVFRTRVGDTVIVDGFTKTKMTSKARIKAAGNKNYKLPNLTDQTPHEKNSCPLTVTKENQKLIKLKLPPLDEVNKLHNKLRLHQKKNIRKKSAQPRKDGSMDQNMCLAKVPLPSISSFRNLRPPFYYSTPNAKLLLNSSSDSFSEHHGRTPRDNAIYCLAIARDKAGAVISFVGPNICWRETRFHIIHRTLPQV, encoded by the exons ATGAAGATTTTCATAGCTTTTGAAGGATTTTGTGAATCTTTTGACATTTCATCAGACCAAACTGTGCAAGCTATAAAACTGATGATAAAG GATTACTTCAACATTCCACTTTCTGAAGACAAACAAGGTAGACAGTATTTGGATTTGATCTATGCAGGAGCAATACTGAAGGATAGCTGGATTCTTGCTGATGTGGGGATATCAGTTTCCTCAACTATTAAATGTGTTGTTAAG GAAGAAGACAAACCAGTTCTCTACATATACAATGTTGTAACCCAAGAGAAAGTGCCCATTGAGGGGAGTATTTCTCTTCTTGCTACAAAAGTGTCTCTTTTGAAAACCTTGGTAACCTTGAAATGTGGCCTTCCAAATAGCGTTTATTGTTTTAGGACTCCAGAAGGCAGGGAGATGTATGACTGCAACACACTGAACGATTACCAGTTAGATATAG GTTCAACACTTCGCCTAGATGTGTGGGATGGATGGAAAGAATTTCTGACTGGATGTCTTTTAGGAAACAAGCATATAGTCCAACGCTTCCTTTCTGATGAAGAACCAGTACTCAA ataTCAAAAAAGGGTGGCTCTTTACGTGGCAGCATTTTTTGGCCACCTTGAGCTCACAGCATGGATCCTGAAACAGGGAGTGAGCCCCTATGAGGCAGTAGGTGTTCATCCCTACCGAGAATGGTGTCAGGAAACACATCATCCAGACATAACTAAATGTCCAGTTcatgcagctgcagaagcaggccAACTAATTATACTGAAGGCCTTTGTCAATTACAGTGTGTTGTGCCTACAGTGCCAAAATCCAGAAGGGAAAATTCCTCTGAACGTGTGTATCAAGCACAAACATAAGGATTGTGTGCAATATTTAGTTACCAAAATGTGGTCAGTCGTTTCTTATCCTAATTTTTCACTTCCCATGAAGATCTACATTAAATTAAAGCAATGGCTGCTTAGGGCTCAGAATCACATACCTACCCTGAAATGGTTTAACCAAGCTACAGTCTTCAGAACACGCGTGGGGGACACTGTTATCGTGGATGGCTTTACAAAGACAAAAATGACTTCCAAAGCCAGGATCAAGGCAGCAGGCAATAAGAACTATAAGTTACCAAACCTAACTGATCAAACTCCACATGAGAAAAATTCATGTCCCTTGACAGTTACAAAGGAGAACCAAAAACTAATAAAACTCAAATTACCTCCATTGGATGAGGTGAATAAACTCCATAACAAACTTAGACTTCACCAAAAGAAGAATATTAGAAAGAAGTCTGCTCAGCCTAGAAAAGATGGAAGTATGGACCAAAATATGTGTTTAGCTAAAGTTCCTCTGCCCTCTATTTCTAGCTTCAGAAATTTACGCCCTCCTTTCTACTATTCAACACCTAATGCTAAATTACTCTTAAACTCCTCCTCTGATTCTTTCTCAGAACACCATGGAAGAACTCCAAGAGATAATGCAATCTACTGTTTAGCTATTGCCAG AGACAAGGCGGGTGCAGTAATCTCTTTTGTTGGACCAAACATCTGTTGGCGAGAGACAAGATTTCACATTATACACAGAACTCTTCCTCAAGTCTGA
- the ANKUB1 gene encoding protein ANKUB1 isoform X6 — MWGGRCSRVLTAVAAWAVPCRPWPAWCVGGPWQCLEREAHSSGCLHAGKDYFNIPLSEDKQGRQYLDLIYAGAILKDSWILADVGISVSSTIKCVVKEEDKPVLYIYNVVTQEKVPIEGSISLLATKVSLLKTLVTLKCGLPNSVYCFRTPEGREMYDCNTLNDYQLDIGSTLRLDVWDGWKEFLTGCLLGNKHIVQRFLSDEEPVLKYQKRVALYVAAFFGHLELTAWILKQGVSPYEAVGVHPYREWCQETHHPDITKCPVHAAAEAGQLIILKAFVNYSVLCLQCQNPEGKIPLNVCIKHKHKDCVQYLVTKMWSVVSYPNFSLPMKIYIKLKQWLLRAQNHIPTLKWFNQATVFRTRVGDTVIVDGFTKTKMTSKARIKAAGNKNYKLPNLTDQTPHEKNSCPLTVTKENQKLIKLKLPPLDEVNKLHNKLRLHQKKNIRKKSAQPRKDGKHHGRTPRDNAIYCLAIARDKAGAVISFVGPNICWRETRFHIIHRTLPQV; from the exons GATTACTTCAACATTCCACTTTCTGAAGACAAACAAGGTAGACAGTATTTGGATTTGATCTATGCAGGAGCAATACTGAAGGATAGCTGGATTCTTGCTGATGTGGGGATATCAGTTTCCTCAACTATTAAATGTGTTGTTAAG GAAGAAGACAAACCAGTTCTCTACATATACAATGTTGTAACCCAAGAGAAAGTGCCCATTGAGGGGAGTATTTCTCTTCTTGCTACAAAAGTGTCTCTTTTGAAAACCTTGGTAACCTTGAAATGTGGCCTTCCAAATAGCGTTTATTGTTTTAGGACTCCAGAAGGCAGGGAGATGTATGACTGCAACACACTGAACGATTACCAGTTAGATATAG GTTCAACACTTCGCCTAGATGTGTGGGATGGATGGAAAGAATTTCTGACTGGATGTCTTTTAGGAAACAAGCATATAGTCCAACGCTTCCTTTCTGATGAAGAACCAGTACTCAA ataTCAAAAAAGGGTGGCTCTTTACGTGGCAGCATTTTTTGGCCACCTTGAGCTCACAGCATGGATCCTGAAACAGGGAGTGAGCCCCTATGAGGCAGTAGGTGTTCATCCCTACCGAGAATGGTGTCAGGAAACACATCATCCAGACATAACTAAATGTCCAGTTcatgcagctgcagaagcaggccAACTAATTATACTGAAGGCCTTTGTCAATTACAGTGTGTTGTGCCTACAGTGCCAAAATCCAGAAGGGAAAATTCCTCTGAACGTGTGTATCAAGCACAAACATAAGGATTGTGTGCAATATTTAGTTACCAAAATGTGGTCAGTCGTTTCTTATCCTAATTTTTCACTTCCCATGAAGATCTACATTAAATTAAAGCAATGGCTGCTTAGGGCTCAGAATCACATACCTACCCTGAAATGGTTTAACCAAGCTACAGTCTTCAGAACACGCGTGGGGGACACTGTTATCGTGGATGGCTTTACAAAGACAAAAATGACTTCCAAAGCCAGGATCAAGGCAGCAGGCAATAAGAACTATAAGTTACCAAACCTAACTGATCAAACTCCACATGAGAAAAATTCATGTCCCTTGACAGTTACAAAGGAGAACCAAAAACTAATAAAACTCAAATTACCTCCATTGGATGAGGTGAATAAACTCCATAACAAACTTAGACTTCACCAAAAGAAGAATATTAGAAAGAAGTCTGCTCAGCCTAGAAAAGATGGAA AACACCATGGAAGAACTCCAAGAGATAATGCAATCTACTGTTTAGCTATTGCCAG AGACAAGGCGGGTGCAGTAATCTCTTTTGTTGGACCAAACATCTGTTGGCGAGAGACAAGATTTCACATTATACACAGAACTCTTCCTCAAGTCTGA
- the ANKUB1 gene encoding protein ANKUB1 isoform X8 yields MWGGRCSRVLTAVAAWAVPCRPWPAWCVGGPWQCLEREAHSSGCLHAGKDYFNIPLSEDKQGRQYLDLIYAGAILKDSWILADVGISVSSTIKCVVKEEDKPVLYIYNVVTQEKVPIEGSISLLATKVSLLKTLVTLKCGLPNSVYCFRTPEGREMYDCNTLNDYQLDIGSTLRLDVWDGWKEFLTGCLLGNKHIVQRFLSDEEPVLKYQKRVALYVAAFFGHLELTAWILKQGVSPYEAVGVHPYREWCQETHHPDITKCPVHAAAEAGQLIILKAFVNYSVLCLQCQNPEGKIPLNVCIKHKHKDCVQYLVTKMWSVVSYPNFSLPMKIYIKLKQWLLRAQNHIPTLKWFNQATVFRTRVGDTVIVDGFTKTKMTSKARIKAAGNKNYKLPNLTDQTPHEKNSCPLTVTKENQKLIKLKLPPLDEVNKLHNKLRLHQKKNIRKKSAQPRKDGKHHGRTPRDNAIYCLAIARLLNYNWHFLGSYK; encoded by the exons GATTACTTCAACATTCCACTTTCTGAAGACAAACAAGGTAGACAGTATTTGGATTTGATCTATGCAGGAGCAATACTGAAGGATAGCTGGATTCTTGCTGATGTGGGGATATCAGTTTCCTCAACTATTAAATGTGTTGTTAAG GAAGAAGACAAACCAGTTCTCTACATATACAATGTTGTAACCCAAGAGAAAGTGCCCATTGAGGGGAGTATTTCTCTTCTTGCTACAAAAGTGTCTCTTTTGAAAACCTTGGTAACCTTGAAATGTGGCCTTCCAAATAGCGTTTATTGTTTTAGGACTCCAGAAGGCAGGGAGATGTATGACTGCAACACACTGAACGATTACCAGTTAGATATAG GTTCAACACTTCGCCTAGATGTGTGGGATGGATGGAAAGAATTTCTGACTGGATGTCTTTTAGGAAACAAGCATATAGTCCAACGCTTCCTTTCTGATGAAGAACCAGTACTCAA ataTCAAAAAAGGGTGGCTCTTTACGTGGCAGCATTTTTTGGCCACCTTGAGCTCACAGCATGGATCCTGAAACAGGGAGTGAGCCCCTATGAGGCAGTAGGTGTTCATCCCTACCGAGAATGGTGTCAGGAAACACATCATCCAGACATAACTAAATGTCCAGTTcatgcagctgcagaagcaggccAACTAATTATACTGAAGGCCTTTGTCAATTACAGTGTGTTGTGCCTACAGTGCCAAAATCCAGAAGGGAAAATTCCTCTGAACGTGTGTATCAAGCACAAACATAAGGATTGTGTGCAATATTTAGTTACCAAAATGTGGTCAGTCGTTTCTTATCCTAATTTTTCACTTCCCATGAAGATCTACATTAAATTAAAGCAATGGCTGCTTAGGGCTCAGAATCACATACCTACCCTGAAATGGTTTAACCAAGCTACAGTCTTCAGAACACGCGTGGGGGACACTGTTATCGTGGATGGCTTTACAAAGACAAAAATGACTTCCAAAGCCAGGATCAAGGCAGCAGGCAATAAGAACTATAAGTTACCAAACCTAACTGATCAAACTCCACATGAGAAAAATTCATGTCCCTTGACAGTTACAAAGGAGAACCAAAAACTAATAAAACTCAAATTACCTCCATTGGATGAGGTGAATAAACTCCATAACAAACTTAGACTTCACCAAAAGAAGAATATTAGAAAGAAGTCTGCTCAGCCTAGAAAAGATGGAA AACACCATGGAAGAACTCCAAGAGATAATGCAATCTACTGTTTAGCTATTGCCAG ACTACTGAATTATAATTGGCACTTTCTTGGAAGTTACAAGTAG